The Coleofasciculaceae cyanobacterium genome includes a window with the following:
- a CDS encoding DEAD/DEAH box helicase produces MSIIHGSWIVNSGQDYFFVWGQAWRSLVNETFSLNKSGDFIHPFNLSRLELLGLFQSHELDVAKLLDESKWQVQLVGMPTIVTGTAQSKKVQPVFAGNAVEDESKLDLYLWEVQGFRLTPGETINLLQILSLSSLQSNTDYLAGDIRFWSHIYRWALDLIVRQKFLPGIEVQKSSQNSYKSVWQPVIDSEVDRVRLAKFTQALPEACLAYLDAEESEADTTDQDLLLRSLSLILDARLRTWIDYNPNSFKDLNVEPWLRSLSSSPVLETNTKNANRLTNALYSWTLPIGEYIVNRQNDLGLNRYRVCFTLTPPVATAADDEQPDWSLNYYLQALDNPEFVVDAATVWRCPAEFLNIGDRTIENPQETLLKGLGLASRIYAPIRASLNRSQPISCSLNPIQVYEFIRAIAWQLSDNGLGVIMPPGLSDNNSEQRLGIKMTASVPQKKGERLSLQSMLKYKLEIAVGDQTVSKRDFKKLLAQKSPIVEIDGQWIALQPADVRAAQAVLDKSNARLDLSVEDALRLSTGDTTTLAKLPVVKFEPTGILAGLLDNLTDDKAVEPVKQIEDFEGELRPYQAKGVGWLSFLEIWGLGACLADDMGLGKTIQLIAFLLNLKQQDLLTKPTLLVCPTSVINNWEREVKKFAPKLNVVIHHGDKREQNKTFAQQVEDKQLVITSYSLVHRDFKTLSGIEWQGIVLDEAQNIKNPSAKQSQAVREIPAGFRIALTGTPVENRLTELWSILDFLNPGFLGNRNFFQKRFAAPIEKYGDRESLNILRSLTQPFILRRLKTDKNIIQDLPEKQEMNVFCGLSAEQAELYQQLVDNSLAEIEDSEGIKRRGLILTLLLRLKQLCNHPELLSDTKAKNLQLDLEQFGDRSGKLLRLAEMLEEIVDEGDRTLIFTQFSEWGKMLKPYLEEKLKEEVLFLYGSTRREARQEMVDRFQNEPNGPKIFILSLKAGGTGLNLTRANHVFHVDRWWNPAVENQATDRAFRIGQKRNVQVHKFVCTGTLEERINDIIESKKELAEQTVNAGEQWLTDLDTGSLRNLLLLDRDAIIDE; encoded by the coding sequence AAGTTCAACTAGTAGGGATGCCAACTATTGTGACTGGTACGGCCCAGAGTAAGAAAGTACAGCCAGTTTTTGCGGGAAATGCCGTGGAAGATGAGTCGAAACTAGACCTTTATCTTTGGGAAGTGCAAGGATTCCGTCTAACTCCTGGGGAAACTATTAATCTATTGCAGATATTATCTCTTAGTTCACTACAGTCTAATACTGATTATTTGGCGGGAGATATCCGTTTTTGGTCGCACATATATCGCTGGGCATTAGATTTAATCGTCAGACAAAAGTTTCTACCAGGAATAGAGGTTCAAAAATCGAGCCAGAATAGCTATAAAAGCGTTTGGCAACCTGTAATTGATAGTGAGGTTGATCGGGTGCGATTAGCTAAATTTACTCAGGCTTTACCCGAAGCTTGTTTGGCTTATCTTGATGCAGAGGAGTCAGAAGCAGACACGACAGACCAAGATTTATTGTTGCGATCGCTTTCTTTAATTTTGGATGCCAGATTACGCACCTGGATAGATTACAATCCCAATAGCTTTAAAGATCTTAACGTCGAACCTTGGTTGCGATCGCTTAGCTCATCTCCTGTACTAGAAACAAATACCAAAAACGCTAATCGCTTAACTAATGCTCTATATAGCTGGACATTGCCGATCGGCGAGTATATAGTCAATCGCCAAAACGATCTCGGCTTGAATCGTTATCGAGTTTGTTTTACCCTAACCCCTCCAGTCGCAACAGCAGCAGATGATGAACAACCAGATTGGTCTTTGAATTATTATTTACAAGCATTAGATAATCCTGAGTTTGTAGTTGATGCAGCAACAGTTTGGCGGTGTCCCGCAGAGTTTTTGAATATAGGCGATCGCACCATTGAAAACCCCCAGGAAACCCTATTGAAAGGTTTGGGCTTGGCATCTCGAATCTACGCTCCGATTAGAGCAAGTTTGAACCGCAGTCAGCCAATCAGTTGTTCTCTCAATCCAATTCAGGTATACGAATTTATTCGCGCGATCGCCTGGCAGCTAAGCGATAATGGTTTGGGCGTAATTATGCCCCCTGGCTTGAGCGACAATAACAGCGAACAAAGATTAGGCATTAAGATGACTGCCAGCGTGCCTCAAAAGAAAGGAGAGCGTTTAAGTCTGCAAAGTATGCTGAAATATAAATTAGAAATTGCGGTGGGCGATCAAACTGTTTCTAAACGCGACTTTAAAAAGCTACTGGCGCAGAAATCGCCGATAGTAGAAATAGACGGACAGTGGATCGCCCTACAGCCTGCGGATGTAAGGGCTGCCCAGGCGGTATTAGATAAATCTAATGCACGGCTAGATTTATCGGTAGAAGATGCCCTGCGTTTATCTACAGGAGATACGACAACCCTAGCTAAGCTGCCTGTGGTCAAGTTTGAACCCACAGGGATATTGGCGGGTTTATTGGATAATTTGACTGATGATAAAGCCGTTGAACCAGTGAAGCAGATCGAAGACTTTGAGGGAGAATTACGTCCCTATCAGGCAAAAGGTGTTGGCTGGCTATCTTTCTTGGAAATCTGGGGATTAGGTGCTTGTCTGGCAGACGATATGGGTTTGGGTAAAACAATCCAGCTGATTGCTTTTTTGCTTAACTTAAAACAACAAGATTTATTAACTAAGCCTACCTTGTTAGTTTGCCCGACTTCGGTAATTAATAATTGGGAACGGGAAGTTAAAAAATTTGCGCCTAAATTAAATGTCGTAATCCATCATGGAGATAAACGGGAACAGAATAAGACTTTTGCTCAACAGGTTGAAGATAAACAGTTAGTAATTACCAGCTATTCTTTAGTTCATCGGGATTTCAAAACCTTATCAGGTATTGAATGGCAGGGGATAGTTTTAGACGAAGCACAAAACATTAAAAACCCCTCGGCAAAACAATCTCAGGCAGTAAGAGAGATTCCTGCGGGATTCCGTATTGCCTTAACTGGTACTCCTGTAGAAAACCGCTTGACTGAACTATGGTCGATTCTAGACTTCCTCAATCCAGGTTTTTTGGGCAATCGCAACTTCTTCCAAAAGAGATTTGCTGCACCAATTGAAAAATATGGCGATCGCGAGTCTTTAAATATTCTCCGTTCTCTTACCCAGCCGTTTATTTTGCGTCGTTTAAAAACCGATAAAAACATCATTCAAGACCTGCCAGAAAAGCAGGAAATGAACGTCTTTTGCGGTCTTTCAGCAGAACAGGCGGAACTATATCAACAGCTAGTCGATAACTCTTTAGCAGAGATTGAAGATTCCGAAGGTATCAAACGCCGTGGTTTAATTCTGACCCTATTACTACGCCTTAAACAGCTTTGCAACCATCCTGAATTACTCAGCGATACCAAAGCTAAAAATCTTCAGTTAGATCTAGAGCAATTTGGCGATCGCTCGGGTAAATTACTCCGTTTGGCAGAAATGTTGGAAGAAATTGTCGATGAAGGCGATCGCACGTTGATCTTTACCCAGTTTTCTGAGTGGGGCAAAATGCTCAAACCTTATTTAGAGGAGAAACTAAAAGAAGAAGTCCTATTTTTATATGGTTCAACCCGTCGTGAAGCCAGACAAGAAATGGTGGATCGTTTCCAAAATGAACCCAATGGTCCGAAAATATTTATCCTCTCTCTCAAAGCAGGAGGAACAGGACTTAACTTAACTAGGGCAAATCATGTCTTTCACGTTGATCGCTGGTGGAATCCTGCGGTCGAAAATCAGGCAACAGATCGGGCATTTAGGATCGGACAAAAACGCAACGTTCAGGTACACAAGTTCGTCTGTACGGGAACACTGGAAGAACGTATCAATGACATTATTGAAAGCAAGAAAGAATTAGCCGAACAAACCGTTAATGCAGGAGAGCAATGGTTAACGGATTTAGATACTGGTAGCTTGCGTAATCTGCTGTTATTAGATCGCGATGCAATTATTGATGAGTAG
- a CDS encoding sterol desaturase family protein — MKLWLYYLFVFFIIILARYFLIAGGTYWLFYLSENISFAKQSLKKSPSRKLIQKDITLSIIATLALAICSALVMWSYSLGATRLYSSINDYGRWYLVVSFLGVIFLQDVSYYFFHRGFHHPLIFEWLHRGHHQSKHPTPWTSFALDFPEALLQGLFMIAVIFVIPLHFTVLSLLLITMTIWSLVNHLGFELFPSFPDHWLGKWLVSSDHHSFHHLNYSRHYGLYFTFWDRLFGTN; from the coding sequence ATGAAACTCTGGCTGTACTATTTATTTGTCTTTTTTATCATCATCCTAGCACGCTACTTTTTAATTGCGGGAGGCACTTATTGGTTATTTTATTTATCTGAGAATATATCGTTTGCGAAACAATCTTTAAAAAAGTCGCCGAGTCGTAAATTAATTCAAAAAGATATTACTCTCTCGATCATCGCCACACTTGCTTTAGCCATTTGTTCTGCATTAGTAATGTGGAGCTATAGTTTGGGTGCGACTCGTTTATACAGTTCGATAAATGATTATGGAAGATGGTATTTGGTTGTCAGTTTCCTGGGGGTAATCTTCTTGCAGGATGTCAGCTATTATTTTTTTCATCGCGGATTTCACCATCCGTTAATTTTTGAGTGGTTACACCGTGGACATCATCAGTCCAAGCATCCCACGCCCTGGACATCTTTTGCTCTCGACTTTCCCGAAGCATTACTTCAAGGTTTATTTATGATCGCAGTAATTTTTGTAATTCCACTGCACTTTACTGTTTTATCCTTACTGTTAATTACCATGACTATTTGGTCTTTGGTTAATCATCTTGGTTTTGAATTATTTCCTAGTTTTCCCGATCATTGGTTAGGAAAATGGTTAGTTAGCTCCGATCATCACTCTTTTCATCATCTTAATTATTCTCGCCACTATGGTCTATATTTTACTTTTTGGGATCGACTATTTGGGACTAACTAA
- a CDS encoding YetF domain-containing protein: MFSELNPFIEVPIAGIITYIAIIIILRLSGKRTLAKWNSFDYVVTVAFGSILATAFLSTEDEFGKDILAFAVLVLLQFIITWISVRFSIIQKLIKSEPALLLCRGEMQRDIMKRERVAEEEILSALRNSGVSAIEDADAVILETDGSFSVIQNIAHGASALKDVRGFDRTKMN, translated from the coding sequence ATGTTCAGCGAGCTCAATCCATTTATCGAAGTGCCAATAGCAGGTATCATTACCTACATTGCGATAATTATTATACTTAGGTTATCGGGTAAACGGACTTTAGCTAAATGGAATTCTTTTGATTATGTGGTCACTGTTGCTTTCGGTTCAATTTTAGCCACCGCATTTTTATCGACTGAAGATGAATTTGGCAAAGACATTCTAGCTTTTGCTGTACTAGTACTGTTGCAGTTTATCATTACCTGGATTTCTGTCCGCTTTTCAATTATTCAAAAACTAATTAAATCTGAGCCAGCACTATTGCTCTGCCGAGGAGAAATGCAGCGAGATATTATGAAGCGAGAAAGAGTTGCTGAAGAGGAGATTTTGTCAGCACTGCGCAATAGTGGAGTATCGGCAATCGAAGATGCTGATGCCGTAATTCTTGAAACCGACGGCAGCTTTAGCGTTATCCAGAATATTGCTCATGGTGCTTCTGCACTAAAAGATGTTCGAGGGTTTGACCGCACTAAGATGAATTAG
- a CDS encoding YsnF/AvaK domain-containing protein, with protein MVINDNFYKRATGLFYSRDEAEAAVRSLRDSGYDMDRVSVIARDADQIGGHDTTEKVGNKADDGAAAGALTGGTLGGITGLLVGLGALAIPGIGPILLAGAEATAIATTLAGAGIGAAAGGLIGALIGLGIPEEKARVYNDRVQGGSFLVIVNGTAAEIAHAKAIMDHNGVEEFGIYDVPGAKATAVTDVDHDIRTRTDIADHDKIRLYEERLMVNKHRVKAGEVSIGKRVETETASVAVPVEKERIVIERSSATAGNVVNPGTANFTEGKVAQVELYEETADIKKQAFVREEVTVRKEVEHQNVQANETIRREELEVQADGDVIER; from the coding sequence ATGGTAATCAACGATAATTTCTACAAACGCGCCACCGGTTTATTCTATAGTAGAGATGAAGCGGAAGCAGCCGTTCGCAGTCTTAGAGATTCAGGTTATGACATGGATCGAGTATCTGTCATTGCTAGAGATGCAGATCAAATTGGCGGACACGACACTACTGAAAAAGTAGGTAACAAGGCAGATGACGGTGCAGCAGCAGGTGCCTTAACTGGCGGTACATTAGGCGGTATTACTGGTTTATTAGTTGGTTTGGGTGCGTTGGCTATTCCTGGCATTGGGCCAATCCTTTTAGCTGGTGCAGAAGCAACTGCGATCGCAACCACTCTAGCGGGTGCAGGTATTGGTGCGGCGGCAGGGGGATTAATCGGTGCTTTAATCGGGTTAGGTATTCCTGAAGAAAAAGCCAGAGTATATAACGATCGCGTCCAAGGCGGTAGTTTTCTCGTTATAGTTAACGGTACGGCAGCAGAAATTGCTCATGCCAAAGCTATCATGGATCACAACGGTGTCGAAGAATTTGGGATCTACGATGTTCCTGGCGCTAAAGCAACTGCCGTTACTGATGTTGACCATGATATTAGAACCAGAACTGACATCGCTGACCATGATAAAATCCGACTATATGAAGAACGCTTGATGGTTAATAAGCATCGCGTCAAAGCGGGAGAAGTCTCTATTGGTAAGCGAGTAGAAACTGAGACAGCAAGCGTCGCTGTACCTGTAGAAAAAGAGCGTATTGTCATCGAACGTTCTAGTGCCACCGCTGGTAATGTAGTTAATCCTGGTACTGCTAACTTTACTGAGGGTAAAGTAGCACAAGTTGAACTTTACGAGGAAACTGCCGATATTAAAAAACAAGCTTTCGTGCGTGAGGAAGTAACCGTTCGCAAAGAAGTAGAGCATCAAAACGTGCAGGCTAATGAAACTATTCGTCGTGAAGAATTGGAAGTACAAGCCGACGGCGATGTAATCGAACGATAA
- a CDS encoding alpha/beta fold hydrolase: MLKIFLNGNLNLKENMSAIAITEPKTWSWRGHKITYQQAGDTGAAVVLVHGFGASWGHWRKNLPVLGESCRCYAIDLIGFGGSDKPQPGIVDYTFETWGEQLADFCREVVGSPAFLIGNSIGCIVVMQTAVDYPELALGVAAINCSIRLLHARKRVTLPWYRNYGSSVMQQVLGNRQIGSFFFKQIAKPKVVRKILLQAYRRPEAVTDELIDILMKPSMDKGAADVFLAFTRYSQGPLPEDLLPRLTCPTILLWGTEDPWEPVEMGKELAKIPTVDEFILLEGLGHCPQDEAPEIVNPILLNWIQKLSIA; encoded by the coding sequence TTGCTTAAAATATTTTTAAACGGCAATTTAAACCTAAAAGAAAACATGAGTGCGATCGCAATTACCGAACCGAAAACCTGGAGCTGGCGAGGACATAAGATAACTTATCAGCAAGCTGGAGACACTGGTGCTGCTGTAGTTTTGGTACATGGTTTTGGGGCATCTTGGGGACACTGGCGCAAGAATTTACCAGTGCTAGGTGAATCCTGTCGTTGTTATGCGATCGATTTGATTGGTTTTGGTGGTTCAGACAAACCCCAACCAGGAATAGTTGATTATACCTTTGAAACCTGGGGTGAACAGCTTGCCGATTTTTGCCGTGAGGTAGTAGGTAGTCCTGCTTTTTTGATTGGTAATTCTATCGGCTGCATTGTGGTGATGCAAACTGCGGTGGATTATCCTGAATTAGCTTTAGGAGTGGCGGCAATTAACTGCTCGATCAGACTACTGCACGCTCGCAAACGAGTTACTTTGCCCTGGTATCGCAACTATGGCTCATCAGTGATGCAGCAGGTACTGGGAAATAGACAAATTGGTAGTTTTTTCTTTAAACAGATCGCCAAACCAAAAGTTGTCCGTAAGATCTTATTACAGGCATATCGTCGCCCCGAAGCAGTTACCGATGAACTGATCGATATTTTGATGAAGCCTTCGATGGACAAAGGCGCAGCAGATGTCTTTTTGGCTTTTACCCGCTATTCTCAAGGCCCTTTACCAGAAGATTTACTTCCTCGCCTTACCTGTCCTACTATTTTGCTATGGGGGACAGAAGATCCTTGGGAACCTGTAGAAATGGGCAAAGAATTAGCCAAAATACCTACCGTAGATGAGTTTATCCTCCTCGAAGGTTTGGGTCACTGTCCCCAAGATGAAGCCCCAGAGATAGTCAACCCGATTTTATTAAACTGGATTCAAAAACTTTCAATCGCTTGA
- a CDS encoding PhoD-like phosphatase, whose product MSNLNSAIQYLPEIEQLPLIIAGPILCHVQTDEITVWLALKKPDTVTLKVYETEGGNGSVLGKIILQGKHKTITLGKNLHIVAVTAIPLGNTVLTPGQVYAYDLYCQAENKDLTTAIDSQQQDSNISYFSHQLPTFSLPPQDLNCLRIVHGSCRKPHGGGRDALSCLDNLIQDSVSIANQRPHQVFLTGDQIYGDDVADPMLWLCQGISQLLFGWSEELPLKCSSILSDELPPGQRSEIARIEGGMTAMLHGKEDKAKSHLFSFGEYAAAYLLAWSPVFVLKSIPDAESLGKSRQQAKVWQSEIKDTESFFQDLSKVRRALANVPVYTICDDHDISDDWYLNREWCDRVLGKPLGKRVVQNGLLAYAIFQAWGNTPHNFRPGSSGAKLLQLATRWLQSKGQDLAAKAECDRYLGIPVNDLTTAAPQYLQDRDVLVLARSQQALPWHYQVVAASHEVIVLDTRTWRGYPTGAEHKLDPPMLLSPSAFEQQLKIPLAAKSPHIEATLIVLPTNLVALGIIDRIQQYDLNRNRVFNNDVGDSWNFHETAFITLLQNLCQKRARVIILSGDIHYSCAVRLVHWNHDTYETSVIVQLTSSAFKNSELPTRIAHTKLKSLLPESTERCLGWNKSFKQVKLPQPKWWRKKPLNQEHHNPDWQYRTEWIKRQPAQSLPWRQVRKPESKLNFVQQIFNRLVTLLWRNRWLQEGSEVIGRNNLSLVRFRWSKNKTVIQETYWHPPWNETGTVKSSYEVFLDDKIDRRLN is encoded by the coding sequence TTGTCTAACCTAAATTCGGCTATTCAGTATTTACCAGAAATAGAACAGCTTCCTTTAATTATTGCCGGTCCAATTCTGTGTCATGTTCAAACAGACGAGATTACTGTTTGGTTGGCATTAAAAAAGCCTGATACGGTTACCTTGAAAGTCTATGAGACAGAGGGGGGAAATGGCTCTGTATTAGGTAAGATAATCTTACAAGGTAAGCATAAAACAATAACGCTAGGTAAAAATCTACACATTGTAGCAGTTACGGCAATACCTCTAGGAAATACTGTACTTACACCAGGTCAAGTATATGCGTACGATCTATATTGCCAAGCGGAAAACAAAGATTTAACTACGGCAATTGATAGCCAACAGCAAGACTCCAACATTAGCTATTTTTCACATCAGTTACCAACATTCTCTTTACCGCCGCAAGATTTGAACTGCTTACGGATCGTTCATGGCTCTTGTCGTAAACCTCATGGTGGTGGTAGAGATGCCTTGTCTTGTTTAGATAATCTTATTCAAGATAGTGTCTCGATCGCTAATCAAAGACCACATCAAGTTTTTCTAACGGGAGATCAGATTTATGGTGATGATGTTGCCGATCCGATGCTGTGGTTGTGTCAGGGAATCAGTCAGTTGTTATTTGGTTGGTCAGAAGAATTACCCCTAAAATGTAGCAGCATTCTCAGTGATGAGCTACCTCCAGGGCAAAGAAGTGAAATAGCTCGTATTGAGGGTGGAATGACGGCAATGTTACACGGAAAAGAAGACAAAGCCAAAAGTCATCTATTCAGCTTTGGAGAATATGCAGCAGCGTACTTACTAGCATGGTCGCCTGTTTTCGTTCTAAAGAGTATTCCAGATGCTGAGAGCTTGGGTAAAAGTCGCCAACAAGCAAAAGTGTGGCAGAGCGAGATTAAGGATACAGAGAGCTTCTTTCAAGATTTAAGCAAAGTCAGAAGGGCATTGGCTAATGTTCCTGTTTATACAATCTGTGACGATCATGATATCAGTGATGATTGGTATCTCAATCGAGAGTGGTGCGATCGCGTCTTAGGCAAACCTTTGGGTAAAAGAGTTGTACAGAACGGTTTGCTGGCATACGCTATTTTTCAAGCCTGGGGCAATACACCACATAATTTTAGACCAGGAAGCAGCGGAGCTAAGCTACTTCAGCTCGCCACCCGATGGCTGCAATCAAAAGGGCAAGATTTAGCTGCTAAGGCCGAATGCGATCGCTATTTAGGTATTCCAGTCAATGATTTGACTACCGCAGCACCGCAATATCTACAAGATCGAGATGTATTGGTTTTAGCGCGATCGCAACAGGCTCTTCCCTGGCATTATCAAGTTGTTGCAGCAAGTCATGAAGTTATTGTCTTAGATACTCGTACTTGGCGCGGTTATCCCACAGGAGCAGAGCATAAACTCGATCCGCCAATGTTACTGTCTCCCTCAGCTTTTGAACAACAGCTAAAAATACCGCTTGCCGCTAAATCGCCACATATTGAAGCAACCTTAATCGTGTTGCCAACCAATTTAGTAGCATTAGGCATTATCGATCGCATTCAGCAGTATGATTTGAATCGTAACCGCGTATTTAATAATGATGTTGGTGACTCCTGGAATTTTCACGAAACAGCTTTTATTACTCTGCTGCAAAATCTCTGTCAAAAACGCGCTCGCGTAATTATTCTCTCAGGAGATATCCACTATAGTTGTGCGGTACGCTTAGTTCATTGGAATCACGATACCTATGAAACATCAGTAATTGTCCAGCTAACTTCCAGTGCGTTCAAAAACTCAGAATTGCCAACGCGAATCGCACATACCAAGCTTAAATCTTTATTGCCTGAATCTACAGAACGCTGCCTAGGTTGGAATAAATCTTTCAAACAAGTTAAGCTACCTCAGCCGAAGTGGTGGCGTAAAAAACCGCTCAACCAAGAACATCACAATCCAGATTGGCAATATCGTACTGAGTGGATTAAACGGCAGCCTGCCCAATCTCTGCCTTGGCGACAAGTCAGAAAACCCGAGTCAAAACTAAACTTTGTTCAGCAAATATTTAATCGACTTGTAACACTGCTTTGGCGTAATCGCTGGCTACAAGAAGGTTCTGAGGTTATCGGTAGAAATAATCTTAGCTTAGTCAGATTTCGTTGGTCAAAAAACAAGACAGTAATTCAAGAAACCTACTGGCATCCTCCATGGAACGAAACTGGGACGGTTAAAAGCAGCTATGAAGTTTTTTTAGATGACAAAATAGATCGCCGATTAAATTAA
- a CDS encoding 2-succinylbenzoate--CoA ligase — protein MKSSIDRNWFKYYQDNPQSDRQANSKELYQLTQVRLQQIAATRNQHLTRLAVVIVEANPVKFLAAFLAGVIAEVDLFLGDIAWQQREWEQVLSLVNPDLVFTSQSTTQDLINRIRATLKNSAQRQSNLCDRPLIMIPTGGTSGKIRLAMHTWDTLTASVTGFQNYFDCQEINSFCTLPLYHVSGLMQFMRSFTTQGNLIICSYKAVKTKQITFNKQEYFISLVPTQLQFLIATIPNWLTEFGTVLLGGAPPMRSLLDAAREYNISVAATYGMTETASGVVILKPLDFLAGNNSSGRVLPHAQIKLKPVNEMGLIEINCTSLCLGYYPQLFNSSQPFITDDIGYFDEDGYLYLSGRNSHKIITGGENVFPAEVEAAIWSTKLVKDVCVLGICDRKWGQAVTAIYVPAQSIPDLALIKEKLQSQLATYKQPKHWIQVDSLPRNDRGKINNQKLKALLHLPN, from the coding sequence TTGAAATCATCTATCGATCGCAACTGGTTTAAATATTATCAGGATAATCCGCAAAGCGATCGCCAAGCTAACAGTAAAGAATTATATCAGTTAACTCAAGTCAGATTGCAGCAAATCGCTGCTACAAGAAATCAACATTTGACTAGGCTGGCAGTAGTTATTGTTGAAGCTAACCCAGTCAAATTTTTAGCTGCTTTTTTAGCTGGAGTAATTGCCGAAGTGGATTTATTTCTCGGCGATATTGCTTGGCAACAGCGAGAGTGGGAACAGGTATTAAGTTTAGTCAATCCCGATCTAGTATTCACTTCACAAAGCACTACGCAAGATTTAATTAATCGAATTAGAGCGACGCTTAAAAATTCTGCTCAACGCCAATCTAATTTGTGCGATCGACCTTTAATTATGATTCCCACGGGAGGTACTTCTGGGAAAATTCGCTTGGCGATGCATACCTGGGATACTTTAACTGCTTCGGTAACTGGCTTTCAAAACTATTTTGATTGTCAAGAAATCAATTCATTCTGTACCCTGCCTCTGTATCATGTGAGTGGTTTGATGCAGTTTATGAGATCGTTTACCACTCAAGGAAATTTAATTATTTGTTCCTACAAAGCAGTCAAAACTAAGCAGATTACTTTCAATAAACAAGAATACTTTATTTCTTTAGTTCCCACGCAACTACAATTTTTAATTGCAACTATTCCCAACTGGCTTACTGAGTTTGGAACAGTATTACTCGGTGGCGCACCGCCGATGCGATCGCTTTTAGATGCTGCTAGAGAATATAATATTTCAGTGGCAGCTACTTATGGCATGACCGAAACTGCCTCTGGAGTAGTGATTCTTAAACCTCTAGACTTTTTAGCTGGTAATAATAGTAGTGGTCGAGTTTTACCCCATGCACAAATTAAACTTAAACCTGTAAACGAAATGGGTCTAATTGAAATTAATTGTACTTCTCTTTGTCTGGGCTACTATCCTCAGCTTTTTAACTCATCGCAACCTTTTATAACTGACGATATCGGCTATTTCGATGAAGATGGTTATCTGTATCTGAGTGGTAGAAATAGTCATAAAATCATTACAGGAGGCGAAAATGTCTTTCCTGCCGAAGTTGAGGCGGCAATCTGGTCAACTAAGTTGGTCAAAGATGTTTGCGTACTGGGAATATGCGATCGCAAATGGGGACAGGCGGTTACGGCTATATATGTACCCGCCCAATCGATACCTGATTTAGCCTTAATTAAAGAAAAGCTTCAGTCTCAATTAGCTACCTACAAACAGCCAAAGCACTGGATTCAGGTTGATAGTTTACCCCGTAATGATCGCGGAAAAATAAATAATCAGAAATTGAAGGCATTGCTCCATCTCCCAAATTAA
- a CDS encoding S-(hydroxymethyl)glutathione dehydrogenase/class III alcohol dehydrogenase gives MDVKAAVAFGSSQPLSIETVQLEAPQKGEVLVEIKATGVCHTDAYTLGGADPEGLFPTILGHEGAGIVAEVGEGVTSVKPGDKVIPLYTPECRQCAYCLSQKTNLCQAIRVTQGKGVMPNGTSRFSLNGEKLYHYMGTSTFANYTVLPEIAVAKIRDDAPLDKVCLIGCGVTTGLGAVINTAKVEPGSNVVVFGLGGIGLNVIQGAKMVGASKIIGVDLNPDKRQMAEDYGMTDFVNPQEIDGDIVEYLVELTGGGADYSFECIGNVKVMRQALECCHKGWGVSTIIGVAGAGEEISTRPFQLVTGRVWQGSAFGGARGRTDVPKIVDWYMKGKINIDDLVTHTMPIDKINDAFELMHQGKSIRSVVTF, from the coding sequence ATGGATGTCAAAGCAGCAGTGGCTTTTGGTTCGAGTCAACCCTTGAGTATTGAAACTGTACAGTTAGAAGCACCACAGAAGGGGGAAGTTCTGGTAGAAATCAAAGCGACTGGAGTTTGTCATACTGATGCTTATACGCTTGGGGGTGCAGATCCCGAAGGCTTATTCCCGACTATTTTAGGACATGAAGGCGCAGGAATTGTAGCTGAAGTAGGAGAAGGGGTGACTAGCGTTAAGCCAGGAGATAAGGTAATTCCACTTTATACCCCTGAATGTCGGCAGTGTGCCTATTGCTTGAGTCAAAAAACCAATCTTTGTCAGGCAATTAGAGTTACACAAGGCAAAGGAGTAATGCCTAACGGCACTAGCAGATTTTCTCTCAATGGCGAAAAGCTCTATCATTACATGGGTACGTCTACTTTTGCCAACTATACTGTGCTACCAGAAATTGCCGTCGCCAAAATTCGTGATGATGCTCCTCTTGATAAAGTATGTCTAATTGGCTGTGGGGTAACTACTGGCTTGGGTGCAGTAATTAATACGGCTAAAGTTGAACCAGGATCGAATGTGGTGGTGTTTGGTTTGGGTGGTATTGGCTTGAATGTCATACAGGGAGCGAAAATGGTAGGCGCAAGCAAAATTATTGGCGTAGATCTTAACCCCGATAAACGTCAAATGGCTGAAGATTATGGCATGACTGATTTTGTTAATCCCCAAGAAATTGACGGAGATATCGTTGAATATTTGGTGGAATTAACTGGCGGTGGCGCAGACTATAGTTTTGAATGTATTGGTAATGTTAAAGTGATGCGTCAGGCATTAGAGTGCTGTCATAAAGGTTGGGGAGTTTCTACCATAATTGGTGTTGCGGGTGCAGGAGAAGAAATTAGTACTCGTCCTTTTCAGTTAGTTACGGGCAGAGTTTGGCAAGGTAGTGCTTTTGGCGGTGCTAGAGGGCGAACTGATGTTCCTAAAATCGTTGATTGGTATATGAAAGGAAAAATCAATATTGATGATCTCGTAACTCACACCATGCCCATCGACAAGATTAACGATGCTTTTGAGTTGATGCACCAAGGAAAATCTATTCGCAGCGTAGTTACTTTCTAA